The following coding sequences are from one Lolium rigidum isolate FL_2022 chromosome 6, APGP_CSIRO_Lrig_0.1, whole genome shotgun sequence window:
- the LOC124663108 gene encoding uncharacterized protein LOC124663108, with product MKLNGTRIELEIRTNERTGGLIQRQKMPPQQSRLLVSSLAPGTLLLLLLAGAGAGAASPPLVGVSPHDEAYFAPQVISCRDGSGSFPKSRLNDGYCDCADGTDEPGTSACPEGKFYCTNIGDDPRLLFSSFVNDNICDCCDGSDEYESGVHCPNTCKNSHATAEVDNGVSELSVAHLDGTNVITSKHTLDIEDLIQKLRGLRMAAVIELGLVVGIFVFCFARRNTRTRRRQHILKR from the exons ATGAAGCTGAACGGCACCCGTATCGAACTCGAGATCCGGACCAACGAACGCACCGGCGGTCTCATCCAACGGCAGAAGATGCCTCCACAACAAAGTCGTCTCCTGGTCAGCTCGCTCGCTCCCGGcactctcctccttctcctccttgccggcgccggcgccggcgctgccTCGCCACCGCTTGTCGGCGTTTCTCCCCACG ACGAGGCGTACTTCGCGCCGCAGGTAATCTCCTGCAGGGACGGCTCAGGCTCATTCCCCAAGAGCCGGCTCAACGACGGGTACTGCGATTGCGCCGATGGAACCGACGAGCCAG GTACTTCGGCTTGCCCGGAAGGCAAATTTTACTGTACAAATATTGGAGACGATCCTCGTCTCCTGTTCTCTTCGTTTGTGAATGATAACATATGCG ATTGTTGTGATGGAAGTGATGAGTATGAAAGTGGTGTCCATTGTCCAAACACATGTAAAAATAGCCATGCCACTGCTGAGGTGGACAATGGTGTTAGCGAGCTGTCAGTAGCACATTTAGATGGTACAAATGTAATTACTAGTAAACATACACTGGACATAGAAGATCTTATCCAGAAGCTAAGAG GATTAAGAATGGCTGCAGTCATTGAACTGGGTCTTGTTGTAGGTATTTTTGTTTTCTGCTTTGCTCGACGGAACACTCGTACAAGGAGGAGACAGCATATTTTGAAAC GTTAG
- the LOC124665900 gene encoding 60S ribosomal protein L18a-like, whose product MVAFRFHQYQVVGRGLPTPTEEQPRIYRMKLWATNEVRAKSKFWYFLRKLKKVKKSNGQILAFNEIFEKNPTTIKNFGIWLRYQSRTGYHNMYKEYRDTTLNGAVEQMYTEMASRHRVRSPCIQIIKTATVHFSICKRENTKQFHKSDIRFPLVYQKVRPPTRKLKTTFKATRPNLFM is encoded by the exons ATGGTCGCGTTCAGG TTCCACCAGTACCAGGTGGTCGGCAGGGGCCTGCCGACGCCGACGGAGGAGCAGCCCAGGATCTACCGCATGAAGCTCTGGGCGACCAACGAGGTCCGAGCCAAGTCCAAGTTCTG GTACTTCCTCCGAAAGCTGAAGAAGGTTAAGAAGAGCAACGGCCAGATTCTCGCCTTCAACGAG ATTTTTGAGAAGAACCCTACCACTATCAAGAACTTTGGCATCTGGTTGCGTTACCAAAGCAGGACTGGATACCACAACATGTACAAGGAGTACCGTGACACTACTCTCAATGGCGCAGTTGAGCAGATGTACACAGAGATGGCTTCCCGCCACCGTGTCAGATCCCCTTGCATCCAGATCATCAAGACTGCCACTGTCCACTTCAGCATCTGCAAGCGTGAGAACACTAAGCAGTTTCACAAGTCGGACATCAGGTTCCCGCTGGTCTACCAGAAGGTCCGGCCACCAACCAGGAAGCTGAAGACGACCTTCAAGGCTACAAGGCCAAACTTGTTCATGTGA